Within Portunus trituberculatus isolate SZX2019 chromosome 3, ASM1759143v1, whole genome shotgun sequence, the genomic segment CAGAGTGTGCGGGGGGAGGCAGCGGCCCGCACTCAACCTTACTAATTCCATGGTGTAGCAGGCCACGCCACGATATTGGACCAACCCGCGGACATTTCACTGGTTTGATAGACAACTGGGTGAAATAATGCACTGAAGTATCATTTGTTAAAGGTGTGAGTACCGAGTCACCACACAAGGGCTGACTTGCAGGTTCCTATCATTAgcgttgttcctcctcctcacacgctTATTCCAGGGTCTCACGTAGCCCTGCTGTGCTCCTCGCCTACCGAAGTACCAgttaggtgtgttttgttgccctCCACAGTGTTCATAGGCCTAAGTACTGTGGGCCTACACAAGACATTGACCTTGAGTATTGACTGCTGGacacttttgctgctgctgtagtGAGGTCATGTAAGATTATAGGTGGCTGTGCTGCACTCACTGGCTGCGCTGCCTCACCGCACTCCCCTTCCTTGCTGCACCATTAACCTTATTCATTTGTCTCAGTCATTAATTTTTCactaatttttattattattgttattttttttattaattaatgtgTAGTTTATTCATTGGCTTTGTGTGGTCATGCtacattgtatttctgtaaatCATGTTTGGTGCAGTTTATTTAGTCTGCCTTACTTTGAGAAGGATTAGAGTACTGCAACTCAGAAACAGATTATGAAAGAAAGACATTAATGCAGTGaccaactctctttctctctcccttctctcattattccttacatttctgtttttatttgtattattttttacttttacgtttccttttttattctttttacatgAAAACTCGCAGAATATAACAAGGCTgacctttattatatttttgtattgagATTTGTAATTCTGTCTTTAATAATGTTCCAAGTGTTTCCTTTAGTCAGTGGCAGGGAGGGGTGGGCAGAGGGTCATGTCacaggaggggggaggggaggtgggggcATCTGGTGTCTTTGGGAGGAGTGGTGGGGGAGAAGTCCTGTACCATTCAGTCTGGGGTTGAATAGTAAGTGTCCGAGTATTGAAGTTCCCGCAGTAATGAGTGTGTTGACTTTTTGCAGCTGGGGATGTAGAAGCCACAATGGCTGACCAGCCTGTGCCAGAAAAGCCCGCCAGTAAAGTGGACGCCAAAAGTAAGGAGCCGCAGAAGTTCCTCTACCTACAACTCCAGCAGGACAGAGTGAGTGttggggtggcggtggtggtggtggtggttgtgttatgTCACTTTGAGTTTTGTTCAGCACCACATTTCCACACCCTGGTATTGCATGATGCTGCATTACATTAATTATCCCTCTTCACCTGAGTCTGTGTGTAAGTTTATTGATGTGCTCACTCCCCAAAGCTCTCACTTGTGCTCTGATATGTGACCCCTCCATTCCGACAATATTCCCTGCATTATCCTGTCAGTTTCAAGTTTTCTCTACCTCGGTGTACACGTCACCCTCACCTCACAGGTATACCATGAATCCAAAACATGATCTGCTATTTTTCCCGCATCCCGTTAGTTTACCTGTGCCTGTCCCACCCCCAGACAGGTGATGGGACTGGCCGGGTGGCAACCTTGGTGGGTGGCCGAGGGGGCACTGGTCCGGCCCACTTCATCCCTCTGACGGCCAAACTCAACTCCATCTCAGTGCTTGGTTCTGGGCCGAGAGCTTCCCGCCCTGCCGTGTCCGTGGCCACCCCTCGCTCCCCGGcaggcagcaggaggaacagtggcagtggaggtgtgagtattgtggtgttgtgactgtCGTTTGTCATTTTGGTGGCAGCTGGTGATGGCCTGCGGTGTAAGTAGGTGGTTTATCTTATCCATTATTCTGTACACTGTGTgatatctgtgtttttttttatatatttactacctatgtgtttgttttcttactcACTGTGTAGCTTGTTGTCTTTGTAGATCATCTCCTTCATCTGTAATGAGCCCCAAACTTCTtatcctctcactcttctcagTGGCTAGTTTGTTTGTAGTGTTTGGAATCCCTCagttttcattataatttctgAAGTGTAAGAAGAGCACTTAGTCAAGTGTTAAGGATCACTATTGAAGAGTGGCAAGAGCAGATGATCACACTTCAAGGATTAACAAGTGTGACAAGAACAGACAGTCACCTCATTATGATAATCACTAAGAGTAACATTAgcacctcacacctcacaccagCCATCTCTCATCCCCAGAGCACTGCGGTGGTCACCATGGCAACAGGCCGGCCGGTGGTGGCTACAGCAGTGAGTGTGGCACCAACAAGGTGTACTGCCATGACAGCCTCTAGCCCCAGACCCATGATTGCCTCGCCAGTCACCACCGTGGCTGCCAAGTCTGGCAGCTCAGCCCCCATCGTGCGCAAGGCTCACACCAATGTCATGGTCTcctcaggtgagtgtgtggctCAGGTGCCCAGGTGTGGTGTGGCAAGGTGCTGGGCTGGACAGGTGAGGGTTCAGGTGACATGCATGATTAGCTGTTTTCATTCTGATAGATGTTTTGTTATTGATATGACACTGTCAAGAAgcattttttgttgtgttttgttcttgttttgtgtgaTATCAAGTAATGACACACTACAAAACACCTTTCTTGCAGGAGTAGCCCGGCCAGCCTCCTCTCCaaacaccgccaccatcacagtGCTGGGGGCAGGGGGCAGCCTCTCAGGGTCAGCTCCTCCAGTGCTGCGACCCAACACATCCCAgggcacctcacctcacccaccaGTCATCCTGCACACTTCTAAGGTCCCACAGCCGGCCTCCCCTTCTACAGGTGGTGGCAAGGGCATGTCCCCTCGTCTGGTGCCCATTCCCATCACTCAGGTGTGTGTAGGGCTCAGCCACCAAGCAGCTATTGACTGTGTGGTTAGGTGGACAGGTTAGGTGAACAGTCTGGTTTGAACTGTACTGAGTTGAAGCAAGTAATTAATCCTTCCAGTACCATGCTGTATTtacatatccattctgcttactgtatggtgattttatacagcttcagaaatgtatgtaggggttgaaatagtgaagaatgtggccattaatctgctgacctccatagacccttcctaatgcaaataaagttgtctaatcatacacaaaaatcatggtaaaaatgtgttttgctactgaagaggttaaggtgaATGATACATGTCCTCTTTCTCCCGTTCTAACCCCCTGTTGTTTCCAGGTGCGGACAGGAGTGAGCAACAAGGCAGTGCTCTCCTACAGTGCATTGCTACAGGCAGGGACAGGGGCTGGGGTGGGTAGCAGTGCAGGCAACACCAGCAGTAACAGTGGtggcaacagtaacaacaccaaGAAGGAAGGCCACTCCTCCCCACAGCCTCTCCTTCTGCAGGCTGCCTCTCCTGCTGCAGTGAAGGGTGCTGGAACGATCACCAAGGCAGGCGGCGccaccatcagcatcatcacagggaaggtaatggaaggcagggagtgagggaatgcTGATTTAAGggatgagtggaaggaagttgCAGGGGttagtatgtatatgtgtgtgtgtgtgtgtgtgtgtgtgtgtatttttagtgAATTGAGTCAAGGTGTTAATGTATTTTAAAGTTCAtgtcatatttatttttaaacAGTCAGTGCACTCCATTGGTTGATCTCTCCTACAGGAAAACTATCTTTCCCAATTTTAGTACAATTTCGTAGTGTATTCTCATAATGTTGAAGTTTTACCAAGGTTTTACTGAGCACTTCTTGACATGACTCACCTCACATTCATGACCTCTATCCCCAGGGTGGCAAGCAGGGCGGCAGTGTGTCAGCGGCCAGTGCCAAGCCCGTCAACATGCTGGCCTACAATCTGGGCCAGACTAAATCTAATATGATCAACTTTAAGATCTCCAATGGCCAGATACAGGCAGACAACCTCCAGTCAATGGATGGTGAGTGTTGCTGAGTGTTACTGGGCTGTAAGGAGGCTGTCTTCCTGCCTCCACACTTCTCCATGCTCCTCCCAAGACAAGatttaccttcctctttccctcaacACATAACtaacataacaataacaataactggtTCATTTCATCCTAAGTTTAATACAGTATTAGCTAACAGAATCTAACTATCACtttcttatggttctagtgatggattgacaagatttctacattataaagaggaggaacacttaaaaacccagctaatcatctaaataatcatctctgtggcctttgcagTGGTCTTGGTGAGAGAAGCAAAGTGTCAGGTGTCATTCCtaaggagtaatagtagtaatgaaggTTGTCTGTGTCCCTGCAGCAGTGTTACGGGAGACTCGACCAAtccagggagggaagaggacggaggagaggaaggaggctgCCAAGGTGATGGCTGGCACTGTGCTGGCCCATGCTGTGGGGACTGGCTCTGTCACCGTCTCCGTCACAGGGTCAGTGCCGGCCACCCTCAAGATTCCCGAGCCTGTCATAGTGCCAGTCACTGTGCCGCTGCCCCAGTCAAGCTTTGAGCCAGTGTCCAGCTCTGTGCCAGAACAGGACTCCTTGTCACACCTCAGGGATGTCACTGTCACCCCTGCCAGGAGGTGAGTTGTCttactgccctctctctctctctctctctctctctctctctctctctctctctctctctctctctctctctctctctctctctctctctctctctctctctctctctctctctctctctctctctctctctctctctctctctctctctctctctctctctctctctctctctctctctctcttgttgtacttctctctatctctctcttccttcttttcctgctgTTGCCATTTTCAAGAATATCCTGTTGTCAAAGCTTTCATTATTTACCAAACATCCTTATCAGATAATGTTATCACTACCTTCACTTTCAATCATCTGTTGGTTATGCTGCTTTCATTGTGTCAAGGCCTAAACTGTAATGGTGATGTTTCAGGGAGCAAGAGGACCTCCTGCAGAGGGCAGTAAGCACCCTGGGGAATGctctggaggaggaaggagaggaggaggaggaggcccacAACTTCCACGGTCTAAGAGCTCCTCTCAACTTTAGCATGGAGGGTGAGGAGAGCAGGACAGAGGCGGGGGGCAGTgacagggaggcaggcaagACATGGAGTGTGCCCAGCAGGTCTCAGGAACCGTCCAGAGACACAAGTccggtggtggaagaagagatcAAGGTGAAGCTGGAGGACGGGGTGGTGGAGGTTCCTGCCTTGAAGAATGAGGGCACTGCAGCCTTCCTCACCAAGCCACTGGTGTCCAAGAGCAGTGAGGACATCAAGCCAGAGCTGGTCAAGTTCTCTGACGTCCTGAAGTGGGAGGATGGTGTTGGGAAGCTGGATGGAAGTGGACTGAAGTTTAAGATGAATGAGTTCAATGCGGTGGAGATAGTAGAGGATAGAGACCTGGAGGAGCTCAAGATACAGCAGATCAAGAGGGTGGAGGTGTCCACCAGGCACCACGCACGCAAGCCAAACTACCGAGACATGGTGAAGGACGAGGACATCTTCTCAGACAACTCCCAAGACTCAGAGCCACAGGGGAACCGGCCCTCCAAGGAGTCCTATGACATCTGCTGCTGCAAGAACTGCGGCTGTTACGGACTCAGCTCAGAGTTCTTCAGGGACAGCAGCTTCTGCTCCACTGCCTGTGGGGATGTGAGtagcagcttgtgtgtgtgtgtgtgtgtgcgtgcgtgcatttgtgtgtttgagtgtgtaagagagagttCATGTAGTGTGATCTATCAGTAATGCTAAGACGTTTCCTGCTAGTTGCCTAAGGACCACACTTTTCCCACAGGAGCATGACGCCAGAGAGCTTGAGTGGGGCAAGGAGCGCATGCGTCAGGAGAAGGAGCGGCAACGAAGAAAGCGCCTCCGCCAGAGTGAGAAGGCCGAGGAGGACCAGGGTGGAGAGGGCCAGAGTGAcggggaggagggtggagcCGGGGTCAGCGAagacgacaaggaggaggacgggCCGGGTGGCAATCGTTTCCAGCACCCATGGCAGGACGGGAGGAACAGCTTCTCCTGGGTGAAGTACTTGGAGCATTGTGGGAGGGCCAAGGGCCTGGCCAAGGCTGCCCCACTCAAGTTGTGGCCGAGCCGTTTCCTTTTGGTCGTAACCTGTTCCGCGCCGGCATGAAGCTGGAGGCCATCGACCCATGCCATCAGTCCCTCTTCTGCGTGATGACTGTGGCAGAGATCATCGGCCACCGCCTGCGCCTCCACTTCGACGGTTACTCGGAGCAGCACGACTTCTGGGTCAATGCTGACTCTCCCAACATCTTCCCAGCTGGCTGGTGTGAGAAGAATGGCCGCCAGCTGGAGCCGCCCTTCGGAGTGATTGGCTTCTCCTGGAAGGCCTACCTGGAGCACTGCAAGGCTCAGGCGGCGCCACGCCAGGCCTTCATAGGTAAGGCGGCGCCCTCAGTGGTCACCCCAAACAACTTCCGTGTGGGAATGAAGCTTGAGGCAGAGGACCGCAagaacatgtgggtgtgtgtggcaacgGTGGCGGATGTGCTGGACAACCGCGTGCTGATCCACTTTGACGGGTGGGAGAAGGCGTACGATGTGTGGAACGAGGTGTCCTCACCGTACATCCACCCGGTGGGCTGGTGTGCGGAGAACGGTGTGGTGCTGCACCCCCCCAATAACTACCCCAACCCAGAGAGCTTCAACTGGCATGAGTACCTGCAGGAGACCAACTCCATGGCAGTGCCGGCCAGGGCCTTCAAGACACGGCCGCCCAGGGAGTTCAGGAAGGGCATGAAGGTGGAGGCAGCGGACCGGAGGAACCCGGCGCTGATCCGCGTAGCGACGGTGGTGGAGCTGCAGGACTACCAGGTCAAGGTACACTTTGACGGCTGGGGTGACGAGTACGACCTGTGGATGGACGACGACTCCTCTGACCTGCATCCCCCTTCCTGGTGCTCCAAGACCTCCCACCCCCTGCAGCCGCCCCTCACACCGGAGCAGCAGGCGGAGGACGTGGACTCCGGCACTGGTTGCGGCACTCCCGGCTGCAAGGGTGTGGGCCACATCAAGGGCCCAGTGTACACCACGCACCACACTGCCTATGGCTGCCCATACTCCCTCCAAAACCTCACCAAGGACCCCGAGAGCTTCATCGCCGACCGCCTGCAGCCGCCaccagagaggaagaagtgcaAGTCAGCAGCCCCCAAGGTGCAGCTGGACCTGCGGCCGGTGGGGGCGGCCCGGGACTCCACCAATGACACAGAGGAGTCTGATGGCCAGAAGAAACGcatcaggaagaggagaaagttctTTGATGAGCTGAGTCCTCCAGAACCCAACAGACCACAAAAAGTACCCAAGCTGGCCCCTGAGGAACCCCGCATGTTGGGCCCAACCGGCCCCATGCCATCACTAACCCCAGGGCAGCCCCCAGCCAGCATGGCTCCCACTGCCCCAGCCCCTTCAACCTCCTCCACCCAGCAGTCCTCCATGGGTCCCCTTCCTCagcccctccccccaccacctcAGGCAGACCCTGGTGTGGACATGATGGTGCACCAGTCTGTGTTCAACCCCGGCTACACGCCCCACCCTGTGCCGCCACCCCCACATTCTTGGGAACGCCACCGCCACCTCACTGCCCCGCTGGGGGATGCACGGCGCTCCGAGGTGGAGGCGTGGAGCCCTGACCAGGTGGCAGACCTGGTGGGGCGCATCCCGGGGTGTGAGGGTGTGGCGGCGGTGTTCACAGAGCAGCAGATAGACGGTGAGGCGCTGCTGATGATGACCCAGAATGACCTGGTGAGCCTCCTCAACATCAAGCTGGGCCCGGCCGTCAAGATCATGGCCGTCATCATGTGCCTCAGGAACTCCCCTTGAGGCAGCGGTGGCGGCACTGGTGGTGTGGCAACGGGCAGCTACGAGGAGACTTTGCCTGTGATATTTCTGGTGAAGCTCAATTTATATTAGCGTGACAATGCGACTTGGAATTTTTTGTTTAGCAGGTAGTGTGTACAGTTTGCAATACAAGTCCACATTCCAGGGTATAAGTTATGGTGTGGGGCaggcgtcctcctcctccctgtccctaccagtCTCTGCCCCGGGTATCTCGCTGCTAGTCATGCTCCTACATCAGCCGTGGGCACGCGCTGGAGGGCCCAGCTGTGACTgagccctggtggtggtggtggtggtgaaaatgtgAGTGGCAGGCTGTCACTGCATGCTCCTCAACATACTGTGACATCTCAACACAAGACAatcagacagactgactgaggtTGACTTTTACGGATTACAATTACTGAAACGGCAGAACGTAACATGTGTTCCTGTGATTCTCATTACTTTGGTGTGTACATAGTGGATGTGTTTTGTaggctattgtgtgtgtgtgtgtgtgtgtgtgtgtgtgtgtgtgtgtgtgtgtgtgtgtgtgtgtgtgtgtgtgtgtgtgtgtgtgtgtgtgtgtgtgtgtgtgtgtgtgtgtgtgtgtgtgtgtgtgtgtgtgtgtaggagtagGGGCAGCCATCCTCCTCCAGCCTCTCTCTGTACATACATGACATGCCCCAGGTTACAGGGGGTATCTGTGATCTCATAGGACTCACTTTCATAATACTTTTCAATACAAGTTATACCTTATGAAATATTGCAATGCTCCAATTGTTCAAAGTCAGCCAAGTTCCCTACCTTGAGATTACAATGATAATGTATATAAGTATGCATCAGCTCAGCTGGTATATGTACTATATATGTAATAATTATGCATAAATGGCTTGAAATATACAGTTCTCTTCTTGTTGACATTCCCAGcccaaccagtgtgtgtgtatttaccttatTGTATTATACAGGGTTtgagcaatgtgtgtgtgtgtgtgtgtgttggtggtggacaATGCAGGCATCTAGTTTCAAGCCTCTGAAGCTGTAGGAAAGAAATCAATGGGAGTGGCAAATGATCACAAGGGAAGGATACAACACAGGTGTAAAATGAGATTGAAGTCATGAAGCCCCTGAAACTAGGAAAGAAACCAGAGAAGTAAGGAGGTGACTGGAAGGGATGCAACACTGTGCTGGAAGCAAagcaaaaaggaataaaggtcAGCTGTAGGAGATAATGATCAATATAATGAGCTTTTGACAGCAGTGATGTATGAGTAGATTCCCCATACATGCAGGGGAGCCATTCTGGACCTCTGGTGTAGTCAGCATAAGGGTCGCCCCAGTCACTCGAGCGGTAATGCATCGCGTCACGGGGAAGTGGCCTCTCATAGCTTTCAGTTCTTTTAGACAGTGAACTTTCACTGGAACATTTAGTGTATAAAACTGCCCAATACCAGTAGCTTAAGGGTTGTGTGATGCATCCATAGCGATCATCGTCAGAGTAGAACAACAATTTTATCATTTGAGTCCATGTTAGCAGTGAGGTGGGCTGTAGTAGCAGTTCTCAGCTGCTGTATAGCCTTTTAACACGGGGTCCTCGCTGACGTGACCTGCCGCGCGTTTTGACTGCCTTGCGCCatgcagcagcagtgttgtcGCTCTGCTTTAAGCCTGCTTACTGTTTAAGCACGTACTACACTTACATTTTTATTGTGTTCAAGTTGCAGTtttagtaagaaagaaaatgtgaatataTTCTCGTTAATAATTTTTTCTGTGTTCAATTGTGAAGCAGCCAC encodes:
- the LOC123507510 gene encoding LOW QUALITY PROTEIN: lethal(3)malignant brain tumor-like protein 3 (The sequence of the model RefSeq protein was modified relative to this genomic sequence to represent the inferred CDS: inserted 1 base in 1 codon), yielding MADQPVPEKPASKVDAKSKEPQKFLYLQLQQDRTGDGTGRVATLVGGRGGTGPAHFIPLTAKLNSISVLGSGPRASRPAVSVATPRSPAGSRRNSGSGGSTAVVTMATGRPVVATAVSVAPTRCTAMTASSPRPMIASPVTTVAAKSGSSAPIVRKAHTNVMVSSGVARPASSPNTATITVLGAGGSLSGSAPPVLRPNTSQGTSPHPPVILHTSKVPQPASPSTGGGKGMSPRLVPIPITQVRTGVSNKAVLSYSALLQAGTGAGVGSSAGNTSSNSGGNSNNTKKEGHSSPQPLLLQAASPAAVKGAGTITKAGGATISIITGKGGKQGGSVSAASAKPVNMLAYNLGQTKSNMINFKISNGQIQADNLQSMDAVLRETRPIQGGKRTEERKEAAKVMAGTVLAHAVGTGSVTVSVTGSVPATLKIPEPVIVPVTVPLPQSSFEPVSSSVPEQDSLSHLRDVTVTPARREQEDLLQRAVSTLGNALEEEGEEEEEAHNFHGLRAPLNFSMEGEESRTEAGGSDREAGKTWSVPSRSQEPSRDTSPVVEEEIKVKLEDGVVEVPALKNEGTAAFLTKPLVSKSSEDIKPELVKFSDVLKWEDGVGKLDGSGLKFKMNEFNAVEIVEDRDLEELKIQQIKRVEVSTRHHARKPNYRDMVKDEDIFSDNSQDSEPQGNRPSKESYDICCCKNCGCYGLSSEFFRDSSFCSTACGDEHDARELEWGKERMRQEKERQRRKRLRQSEKAEEDQGGEGQSDGEEGGAGVSEDDKEEDGPGGNRFQHPWQDGRNSFSWVKYLEHCGRAKGLAKAAPLKLWPXPFPFGRNLFRAGMKLEAIDPCHQSLFCVMTVAEIIGHRLRLHFDGYSEQHDFWVNADSPNIFPAGWCEKNGRQLEPPFGVIGFSWKAYLEHCKAQAAPRQAFIGKAAPSVVTPNNFRVGMKLEAEDRKNMWVCVATVADVLDNRVLIHFDGWEKAYDVWNEVSSPYIHPVGWCAENGVVLHPPNNYPNPESFNWHEYLQETNSMAVPARAFKTRPPREFRKGMKVEAADRRNPALIRVATVVELQDYQVKVHFDGWGDEYDLWMDDDSSDLHPPSWCSKTSHPLQPPLTPEQQAEDVDSGTGCGTPGCKGVGHIKGPVYTTHHTAYGCPYSLQNLTKDPESFIADRLQPPPERKKCKSAAPKVQLDLRPVGAARDSTNDTEESDGQKKRIRKRRKFFDELSPPEPNRPQKVPKLAPEEPRMLGPTGPMPSLTPGQPPASMAPTAPAPSTSSTQQSSMGPLPQPLPPPPQADPGVDMMVHQSVFNPGYTPHPVPPPPHSWERHRHLTAPLGDARRSEVEAWSPDQVADLVGRIPGCEGVAAVFTEQQIDGEALLMMTQNDLVSLLNIKLGPAVKIMAVIMCLRNSP